TATTTCTACTGGTTAGAATTCAGTAGCTCTATCAACAATAACATTTACTTTGTATTTTCAGTTCCCATTTTCAGATTAAAATGAATATTAGAATATAAAGGGTACAAATGGAACAATTGGGACCGTGAGAATAGCATACAATCGGCTCTACCTAGTTAATTCAGTTGATGTCTACTGGTTTATGAGAACAATTGTGAAGTGATTGTGGATAACAgattttatccatataaaaaaaagaaaaaattgggGCAGGGGAAAGTGAAAGGGAAATGGGAAGGCATTATTGTTGAAGAATGAGAAAAGTCATGTATTGGTGGTTAATGATATGAGTGAATTTCTTATAAGGTTTAGGCTATTCTCCTCCTTTTGAGTTAGCTTTAGGAACGTGAGTTAGGCCTAAAACCTAATTTAACATGGTATTAAAGCAGGACTCGTCTCACCCAATCTTAGGccccaaaatttaaaattgtccACGCACCAAATACTAAGCATTGGGCGTGAGATGGGGTGCTGAAGAATGAAAGAAGTTTCACATTGGTGGTTATTAAGATGAGTGGACTTCTTATAATGCTTGAACAATCCTCTATCTTTGAGCTAGCTTTCAAGGTGTGAGTTAGGTCTATGACTAAATTTAACAATCACAATGTGATAAATTGAACCCTTACAAATAAGGTGTgggttattttaatttaatgttATGTAGTGGGTGATACTAAAACTAACTACTCTCTCTTTCTAAATTTATATGTCACACTTTCAATAATGAGAGttgtatttcttaattttaaccatgagttcatacatatataatctttatgtttttttaaaaaaataaaatttacatatttggaAATTGTGTAAGTACTAATACAAGCATGTTAAGCTGCTCGTCAACTATTTGCTAAGTTAAGAAagtgttttttttggttgaggTCGGTTGCTTTCCTTGCTTTTAAACTCTTTTCAGCCTTTTGAAGTGTTCGGTAAAATTTAGAATAACTTTTAAGTTAAGTGCTTTAAAGCCAAAAGCCAAAAGCAATAAGTTGAGATTTTCTCAACTTGTTGCTTTTGGCTTAATTTGTTGCTTTGATTAATTATCTGCTTAATAAGTTACTTTGATTAATTATCTGTTAACTTTTTTCtcgtaaataattttttaatataaagtaAGCTTGAGTACTTAAAAAATGGTTTTCAGAACTTGAAGCTTTAAAGCTAAATAAATTCAGCCAATCCAACAATCACAATAATTCATTTATGGATTTTGAGCGTCTAGGATTTACTGATAATTAAGTTTGAGTAATTAAATCGAGTACAATTTACATAGGGAAGAAAGTAAAAATTATCAGAGACTTAGTACATTAACAACGTATTACTTGTGAACGTGTAAAACTTAAATAAGGTAATGCTATTTACTACTCAACAATCTATTTATATGTCACTTCATTGATAAATATCTAGTGTTTAAACAATAATGTGTGTTTCCCTTTTAGTGTTTTCGCCTTGCTATGTTTCTCTATCTGTTGTGGAAGAGTTGCCTATTATTTGCAATTTCCTACTTGAAGTTCCCTGCAGATgtcttgatgattttgagagAACGTTTAGCTTTTAATGAATGCGTTTTAAACATGGAGTTCACATCTTTTTTCAGCTTAACGTAATGGCCTCTTCAGTGGGATGTGCATTGGCCAATGCATCCATGATTACAGTACAATATCTTGTATCAAATTAAGAGGcgtgtaatacattttgaaaataaatatgtatGATTGGACTTATATTACATCTCGAACATAAGACTAAGAAGTTGTTCAAGTACTTGTATATTTTCCCTAAACTGTTGAATGAACATATTTGCGTAAGAAAATCTTTTTTGTCTTTGATGAAAACGTTGTATTTTGTAATTTAGTAACAACAAAAGCCTATATAATGAAAATAGTCAATTTGAATTTATGTTGAGGACACACATAAGCAGATTGAAATTCTTGTAGCTGTATCAAATGCAGAACAAGTTTTCCCGATTTTAGTACTTAAACTACTTGCTTTGTTGCTTTAGTGACTTATGATTATGTGTGTAGTTTTCTGTTTTCCTATCCAGTGAATAATCCTATGATATTGTCTCATTTATCTTGTTAATAGAAATTTATATTGATGCACGAAAAATGgtcaaattaatattttctctaTAGCTTAACTTGCTTTTGATCTTTGAAGCAACCGGGACATTGAAATCTAGAGATTGTAATGCCTTGTGTACAAGCATTTATCCTCCTGGTTCTACCAAGTCAAAAGAACCTGTTAGCAGAGTGCTCAAGGTATCTTCCGCGCTTGTAGAAACAGCAGCATCTATTGCAGTTGCTGCTACAATTGTGGGGGCTGCAGCAACTATTCTTGTAAGAAGAAATAAAGCTTCTGAAGCAATTGAGGTGTGTTGAAAGCTGAGAAAGAGTTATTTCTTTCAATAGAAATACTTGTTGATATCCTATTATCCTAGAACAGCTGTAACAAATATTGTTATCTTAGGGCTGAAATTATACTTGAGCGTATTTTCTGATACTGATCTGTAGTAGGTTATTTGCTGCTCCTCTCTGTTTGATTGTTGATGTATCTCATCTAGCTAAAAACTACTACCTCCTTTTCAATTATTTGTctggttttgattttgaaaaaagaggaaaaaatataTGCAAATTGCATAGTTGTGAAGTTTaagttgggggggggggggggaggagaGTAATAGTTAATTTTTTGCTTAAATGCGCTTGTTATTAAGCTCTTAGACTATTCCCTTTTATCGTTGTACTTACCAATAGACAGGCTCCGCCCAGAATCTGTGAGGACTGTGGTGGCTCTGGAATTTGTGCAGAATGCagaggggaaggatttgtgctAAAAAAGATGTCGGATGAAAATGCTGAGAGAGCAAGAATGATGGCAAAGAATGCAGCTACCAGATATACAGCAGGGTATGTTTCCAAAATTCCGTTAAGCCCCTCATTCATATGCACCAAGCTCTAGCTTCATGAACTCATATCATGCATTTGTCCAGGCTTCCCAAAAAGTGGAGCTACTGTATGAAATGCAATGCTTCCCGATCCTGTAGTTCATGTGGCGGCGTTGGCAAGTTGACCTAATTGTTCTTCATCGGATGGATATTGTGGCAATGGACTGGGAAGAGAATTGAAGAATATATAGGCGGTAACTATATGCGTATCCTGATTATGTATAGTTTGTCGATAGTTGATCTTTTGGAACATAGTCTTCTTGTCATTGTGCTATAGATTTATGTCCATTTTCAGAACTCAATTTTTGTGAACAATTTGTTTGCCCGTATTGCACTATGGCAAGCATTTCCTACGAGATACATGGAATAATATGATGAGATTTTCATACTATCCAAACATCTACACAAACTGGAAGAAAGCATTGAGATATTTATGGCACTAGGCACAGTTTCTTGATGTTGAACCATTTCTTGATTCCATTTGCATTCTAGAGTTATTATGTTCTTGTTACTTTTATGGTCTTAATACATAGTCAAGTCTCCTATACATATTATGTTAGAGGTACTTCATTTAGACGCTCAAATTAAGTTTTGTTTCAATTGAACAAGTGTTTTATTTAGACACTTTCggtctaaattatgatttttttgtgtgtattctCATTCGTCTATTAGGTAGTTAAGTTAAccacataaaatatgtcatctCCTTTGATTATACGCCTTTACTTCAATAAGTCGCAAGCATGTGGTTTCTACTTGAGATTGATGTGTGTAATTAAAGGAGATGACCTATTTTATGTGATTAACTTAACTATTTAATAGACAATGAAAACATCCATAAAagtttattttgaaatttgaatcaaAAGTGCAttatttgagattgagatggtcTGGGTATGTGCAAAGGAGGTGCGTTGACGCCCCAGAGTGGAGGTGTGAGAGACTAGTTTTAGGGGGTATCCAGAGGGGAAgtggtaggccgaagaagtattggggagaggtgattagatatgACATGACTAATCTTCatattaccgaggacatgactctagataggaaggagtggaggtcgcgtattagggtagaaggcatGTAGGGTGAAGTGTTGTCTTGTCGTGCGCACGTTTAGGCTTGTTAGTGACTATCGTAGTACTAGTAATACACTTGCAGTTCCCACCATATGATGTTTATTGTGTTtcaattatcacattattttgttgttttattgTTTCTTTCTTGTAGACTTTATATTGCTTTCCTTATTGTCGactatgtttttttttcattgttttcttctttttttacttGGGTTTGATGCACATAAACTGAGGGtatttcggaaacaacctctctacctcctcgAGTTAGTGGTAAAGTTTACGTACGCTCTACCCTCCACAgaccccacttagtgggatttcactggaaaTGTTATTGTTGGTGAATCAAAAGTGTCTAATTAAAATATGACTTAATTTGAGTGTTTATAAGGAATATCCTAACAAGTTTAAGGAGTTGGGTATGTATTAAACCTACTATGGTATGACATTAAAAGTTCACCGGGAATCACAATGACTGTTGAACTGCCTAGTATGATTGGAAATTGAATTTCAGTTTCTACTATGTTGCACTTCTGGTCTAATATGATGAACCTTAAATTGTTTTGTATTAGTTTTGTTGATGCTTGTTGATGATCCGCTTGCTAACGTAAGTAAGAAGTCCCTCCATTTTTGCCGGAAAGTCTCACTTCAGGTAGAAGTACTCTCTTAATAAAggaaatatcattttcaaaattcaaacccGAGATTTCTAgttaaaaacaaagaaaaactaCCTCACCTTTGATTGTTAACCCTTTATTATGAGTTCTTTATGGTTAGGTATGTCCAAGCCTATATTTCCCCCTTCACCTGGCAAGCAATCCCCATCgccaattcttttttctttctacttctttcttttcaagTTCCAATTCTCTTTTAAGAAGAAACGTTATGAAAGAATCCTATTAATAAGAAATTAATAATTCATGAACC
This Solanum dulcamara chromosome 8, daSolDulc1.2, whole genome shotgun sequence DNA region includes the following protein-coding sequences:
- the LOC129901489 gene encoding uncharacterized protein LOC129901489, translating into MWLRLHTFSLQFSSSITTTGTLKSRDCNALCTSIYPPGSTKSKEPVSRVLKVSSALVETAASIAVAATIVGAAATILVRRNKASEAIEAPPRICEDCGGSGICAECRGEGFVLKKMSDENAERARMMAKNAATRYTAGLPKKWSYCMKCNASRSCSSCGGVGKLT